From Acanthopagrus latus isolate v.2019 chromosome 22, fAcaLat1.1, whole genome shotgun sequence, the proteins below share one genomic window:
- the si:dkey-174m14.3 gene encoding brain-enriched guanylate kinase-associated protein isoform X3, with the protein MEAKLTIEKLQEDNDLYRKDCNLAAQLLQCNKSLYMAQLAELPAELQERLAMHLEESPLCQAYSDTVPASLIAKVLEKPDEACSSSQASRSPSPQTQDHAFILERVGPGQRLGLRAAYKSDLYSSDTALYCPDDRHRERRPSMDLHGQRKLLYGPQNSTDSNPEEGSVGLRAGFSQEHFAKFPATLGAGSSSYSSFSGGGSEDKGNGPPSSAASSPRHHSLYMDWRDAGDYERKSDSSWERDSPRGFANAHPFQQTELSHHQNGSSPVYSRTMSSCFSEPYEPLPPSSSPSVAYGDSRRGSTLAPEEEELIGRWRQLSVEDLSAHSYRSPGRASPYSFSEQHFSVRPAKIRLGPLYSSFQEGADYYHQAAGVMDPVWVAGSPSPECSPGPHQAHSQAHMYRAEDSQGSEHSLYHSGSSKEREGNVAAGGQSTDYVDPSPNSSTESLNQRTLEMAAELQHYQVEMHSLPAQVSTSPPPAPPPPPPYNQKFGSLGLSRKDSLTKAQLYGTLLN; encoded by the exons ATGGAGGCCAAACTCACCATCGAGAAACTGCAGGAAGACAAT GACCTGTACAGGAAGGACTGTAACCTGGCCgcccagctgctgcagtgcaacAAGTCTCTGTACATGGCTCAGCTCGCCGAG CTGCCCGCTGAGTTGCAGGAGCGACTGGCCATGCACTTGGAGgagtctcctctctgtcaggcGTACTCTGACACCGTCCCGGCCTCTCTCATCGCCAAAGTGCTCGAGAAGCCCGACgaggcctgcagcagcagccaggccTCCCGCTCGCCCAGCCCCCAAACCCAGGACCACGCTTTTATCTTGGAGCGCGTGGGTCCAGGACAGCGGCTGGGGCTCCGTGCAGCCTACAAATCTGACCTGTACAGCAGCGACACAGCCCTGTACTGCCCCGATGACCGGCACCGCGAGAGGAGGCCCAGCATGGACCTCCACGGTCAGAGAAAGCTGCTGTACGGGCCCCAAAACTCCACAGACAGCAACCCAGAGGAGGGCTCGGTGGGGTTGAGGGCCGGCTTCTCCCAGGAGCACTTTGCTAAGTTTCCTGCCACGCTGGGAGCAGGCTCAAGCTCCTACTCCAGCTTCAGTGGAGGGGGCTCTGAGGACAAAGGCAACGGCCCGCCCAGCAGTGCTGCTTCATCCCCACGCCACCATTCCCTCTACATGGACTGGAGAGATGCAGGGGACTATGAGAGAAAGAGTGACTCATCCTGGGAGAGGGACAGTCCAAGAGGCTTTGCCAACGCTCATCCCTTCCAGCAGACGGAGCTCAGCCACCACCAGAACGGCAGCTCGCCTGTCTACAGCCGCACCATGTCCTCCTGTTTCAGTGAGCCCTACGAGccgctccctccctcttcatccccgAGTGTTGCCTACGGAGACAGTCGTCGAGGCAGCACACTAGCccccgaggaggaggagctgatcGGCCGGTGGAGACAACTTAGCGTAGAGGACTTAAGTGCCCACAGCTACCGCAGCCCGGGCCGAGCCTCACCTTACAGCTTCTCAGAGCAGCACTTCTCCGTCCGGCCTGCCAAGATCCGACTCGGGCCGCTCTACAGCAGCTTCCAGGAGGGGGCTGACTATTACCATCAGGCAGCGGGTGTCATGGACCCAGTGTGGGTAGCTGGCAGCCCAAGCCCTGAATGCAGCCCAGGACCGCATCAGGCTCACAGCCAAGCCCACATGTATCGAGCCGAGGACAGCCAGGGGTCAGAGCACAGCCTCTACCACTCAGGGAGCTCCAAAGAAAGGGAGGGTAACGTGGCAGCTGGCGGCCAGAGCACGGATTATGTAGACCCGAGCCCCAACAGCTCCACCGAGTCTCTGAACCAGAGGACCCTGGAGatggctgcagagctgcagcactacCAAGTGGAAATGCACAGCCTGCCTGCACAGGTGAGCACATCGCCACCGCCggctccaccccctcctcctccgtaCAACCAAAAATTTGGCTCCCTGGGACTTTCCAGGAAGGACAGTCTGACCAAGGCTCAGCTTTACGGAACACTTCTGAACTGA
- the si:dkey-174m14.3 gene encoding brain-enriched guanylate kinase-associated protein isoform X2, whose product MKLCVSGSSLLEQKEDLRKRLSYTTHKLELLQSEFDSTRQYLETELRRAQEELDKFTDKLRRIQSSYSALQRINQDLEEKIHRDSQHHDDEKRALSREIIVLNNHLMEAKLTIEKLQEDNDLYRKDCNLAAQLLQCNKSLYMAQLAELPAELQERLAMHLEESPLCQAYSDTVPASLIAKVLEKPDEACSSSQASRSPSPQTQDHAFILERVGPGQRLGLRAAYKSDLYSSDTALYCPDDRHRERRPSMDLHGQRKLLYGPQNSTDSNPEEGSVGLRAGFSQEHFAKFPATLGAGSSSYSSFSGGGSEDKGNGPPSSAASSPRHHSLYMDWRDAGDYERKSDSSWERDSPRGFANAHPFQQTELSHHQNGSSPVYSRTMSSCFSEPYEPLPPSSSPSVAYGDSRRGSTLAPEEEELIGRWRQLSVEDLSAHSYRSPGRASPYSFSEQHFSVRPAKIRLGPLYSSFQEGADYYHQAAGVMDPVWVAGSPSPECSPGPHQAHSQAHMYRAEDSQGSEHSLYHSGSSKEREGNVAAGGQSTDYVDPSPNSSTESLNQRTLEMAAELQHYQVEMHSLPAQVSTSPPPAPPPPPPYNQKFGSLGLSRKDSLTKAQLYGTLLN is encoded by the exons ctcactgctggagcagaaggaggaCTTAAGGAAGAGGCTTTCCTACACGACGCacaagctggagctgctgcagagcgaGTTCGACTCCACGCGGCAGTACCTGGAGACGGAGCTGCGCCGGGcacaggaggagctggacaagTTTACTGATAAGCTGCGCAG AATACAAAGCAGCTACTCAGCACTGCAGAGGATCAACCAAGATCTGGAGGAGAAGATCCACAGGGAT TCTCAGCATCATGACGACGAGAAGAGGGCGCTGAGCAGAGAGATCATCGTTCTCAACAACCACCTGATGGAGGCCAAACTCACCATCGAGAAACTGCAGGAAGACAAT GACCTGTACAGGAAGGACTGTAACCTGGCCgcccagctgctgcagtgcaacAAGTCTCTGTACATGGCTCAGCTCGCCGAG CTGCCCGCTGAGTTGCAGGAGCGACTGGCCATGCACTTGGAGgagtctcctctctgtcaggcGTACTCTGACACCGTCCCGGCCTCTCTCATCGCCAAAGTGCTCGAGAAGCCCGACgaggcctgcagcagcagccaggccTCCCGCTCGCCCAGCCCCCAAACCCAGGACCACGCTTTTATCTTGGAGCGCGTGGGTCCAGGACAGCGGCTGGGGCTCCGTGCAGCCTACAAATCTGACCTGTACAGCAGCGACACAGCCCTGTACTGCCCCGATGACCGGCACCGCGAGAGGAGGCCCAGCATGGACCTCCACGGTCAGAGAAAGCTGCTGTACGGGCCCCAAAACTCCACAGACAGCAACCCAGAGGAGGGCTCGGTGGGGTTGAGGGCCGGCTTCTCCCAGGAGCACTTTGCTAAGTTTCCTGCCACGCTGGGAGCAGGCTCAAGCTCCTACTCCAGCTTCAGTGGAGGGGGCTCTGAGGACAAAGGCAACGGCCCGCCCAGCAGTGCTGCTTCATCCCCACGCCACCATTCCCTCTACATGGACTGGAGAGATGCAGGGGACTATGAGAGAAAGAGTGACTCATCCTGGGAGAGGGACAGTCCAAGAGGCTTTGCCAACGCTCATCCCTTCCAGCAGACGGAGCTCAGCCACCACCAGAACGGCAGCTCGCCTGTCTACAGCCGCACCATGTCCTCCTGTTTCAGTGAGCCCTACGAGccgctccctccctcttcatccccgAGTGTTGCCTACGGAGACAGTCGTCGAGGCAGCACACTAGCccccgaggaggaggagctgatcGGCCGGTGGAGACAACTTAGCGTAGAGGACTTAAGTGCCCACAGCTACCGCAGCCCGGGCCGAGCCTCACCTTACAGCTTCTCAGAGCAGCACTTCTCCGTCCGGCCTGCCAAGATCCGACTCGGGCCGCTCTACAGCAGCTTCCAGGAGGGGGCTGACTATTACCATCAGGCAGCGGGTGTCATGGACCCAGTGTGGGTAGCTGGCAGCCCAAGCCCTGAATGCAGCCCAGGACCGCATCAGGCTCACAGCCAAGCCCACATGTATCGAGCCGAGGACAGCCAGGGGTCAGAGCACAGCCTCTACCACTCAGGGAGCTCCAAAGAAAGGGAGGGTAACGTGGCAGCTGGCGGCCAGAGCACGGATTATGTAGACCCGAGCCCCAACAGCTCCACCGAGTCTCTGAACCAGAGGACCCTGGAGatggctgcagagctgcagcactacCAAGTGGAAATGCACAGCCTGCCTGCACAGGTGAGCACATCGCCACCGCCggctccaccccctcctcctccgtaCAACCAAAAATTTGGCTCCCTGGGACTTTCCAGGAAGGACAGTCTGACCAAGGCTCAGCTTTACGGAACACTTCTGAACTGA
- the rdh14b gene encoding retinol dehydrogenase 14b gives MSTAVLVAAVVGGGVLLLMRRLFPRQKVAKLLQYPADTMRGKTVIVTGANCGIGKALAGELLKLRARVVMACRDVGSAEEAARDIKKQAGPEQGEVVIKHLDLASLRSVRKFCEEIHEEEPRIDVLINNAGIYQCPYTKTEEGFEMQLGVNHLGHFLLTHLLLDVLKSSAPSRIVVVSSKLYKYGHINFDDLNSESNYNKSFCYSQSKLANLLFTLELARQLEDTGVTVNALTPGIVRTRLGRHVQIPLLAKPLFYLASLAFFKSPLEGAQTPLYLACSPEVEGVSGKCFANCEEEELMAKATDEQAAKKLWDISRRMVGLAN, from the exons ATGTCCACTGCGGTGCTAGTCGCCGCTGTAGTCGGCGGTGGGGTGCTGCTCCTGATGCGCCGCTTGTTCCCCCGGCAGAAAGTTGCGAAGCTGCTCCAGTATCCCGCCGACACCATGCGAGGAAAGACGGTCATCGTGACCGGGGCCAACTGCGGGATAGGGAAGGCCCTGGCCGGGGAGCTGCTGAAGCTCCGTGCCCGGGTCGTTATGGCCTGTCGGGACGTGGGAAGCGCCGAGGAGGCAGCCAGGGACATCAAGAAGCAAGCGGGACCGGAGCAGGGGGAGGTGGTCATCAAACACCTGGACCTGGCCTCTCTGAGATCAGTCCGAAAGTTCTGTGAGGAAATTCATGAG GAGGAGCCCAGGATTGACGTTCTTATCAACAATGCAGGCATCTACCAGTGTCCctacacaaagacagaggagggtTTTGAGATGCAGCTCGGCGTGAATCACCTGGGTCacttcctcctcactcacctCTTGCTGGACGTCCTGAAGTCCTCTGCTCCGAGCCGCATCGTCGTAGTTTCCTCTAAGCTTTACAAGTACGGCCACATCAACTTCGATGACCTCAACAGCGAAAGTAACTACAACAAGTCTTTCTGCTACAGTCAGAGCAAGTTGGCCAACCTGCTGTTCACACTCGAGCTGGCTCGCCAGCTTGAGGACACGGGGGTCACAGTCAACGCTCTCACCCCGGGCATCGTGAGGACCAGACTGGGCAGGCATGTTCAAATCCCCCTCCTGGCAAAGCCGCTGTTCTACCTCGCCTCGCTAGCTTTTTTCAAGAGCCCGCTGGAAGGGGCCCAGACCCCCCTCTATCTGGCGTGCTCCCCGGAGGTGGAGGGAGTGTCGGGGAAGTGCTTTGCtaactgtgaggaggaggagctgatggCCAAGGCTACAGATGAGCAGGCAGCCAAGAAACTGTGGGACATAAGCAGGAGGATGGTTGGGCTCGCTAACTGA
- the si:dkey-174m14.3 gene encoding brain-enriched guanylate kinase-associated protein isoform X1, which yields MRGKEHRQTMKKIYIGKTALKVPRNGGKHPKKSSLLEQKEDLRKRLSYTTHKLELLQSEFDSTRQYLETELRRAQEELDKFTDKLRRIQSSYSALQRINQDLEEKIHRDSQHHDDEKRALSREIIVLNNHLMEAKLTIEKLQEDNDLYRKDCNLAAQLLQCNKSLYMAQLAELPAELQERLAMHLEESPLCQAYSDTVPASLIAKVLEKPDEACSSSQASRSPSPQTQDHAFILERVGPGQRLGLRAAYKSDLYSSDTALYCPDDRHRERRPSMDLHGQRKLLYGPQNSTDSNPEEGSVGLRAGFSQEHFAKFPATLGAGSSSYSSFSGGGSEDKGNGPPSSAASSPRHHSLYMDWRDAGDYERKSDSSWERDSPRGFANAHPFQQTELSHHQNGSSPVYSRTMSSCFSEPYEPLPPSSSPSVAYGDSRRGSTLAPEEEELIGRWRQLSVEDLSAHSYRSPGRASPYSFSEQHFSVRPAKIRLGPLYSSFQEGADYYHQAAGVMDPVWVAGSPSPECSPGPHQAHSQAHMYRAEDSQGSEHSLYHSGSSKEREGNVAAGGQSTDYVDPSPNSSTESLNQRTLEMAAELQHYQVEMHSLPAQVSTSPPPAPPPPPPYNQKFGSLGLSRKDSLTKAQLYGTLLN from the exons ATGAGAGGGAAGGAACACAGACAAACCATGAAAAAGATATATATTGGCAAAACCGCCTTAAAAGTGCCCCGAAACGGCGGCAAACATCCGAAAAAGAG ctcactgctggagcagaaggaggaCTTAAGGAAGAGGCTTTCCTACACGACGCacaagctggagctgctgcagagcgaGTTCGACTCCACGCGGCAGTACCTGGAGACGGAGCTGCGCCGGGcacaggaggagctggacaagTTTACTGATAAGCTGCGCAG AATACAAAGCAGCTACTCAGCACTGCAGAGGATCAACCAAGATCTGGAGGAGAAGATCCACAGGGAT TCTCAGCATCATGACGACGAGAAGAGGGCGCTGAGCAGAGAGATCATCGTTCTCAACAACCACCTGATGGAGGCCAAACTCACCATCGAGAAACTGCAGGAAGACAAT GACCTGTACAGGAAGGACTGTAACCTGGCCgcccagctgctgcagtgcaacAAGTCTCTGTACATGGCTCAGCTCGCCGAG CTGCCCGCTGAGTTGCAGGAGCGACTGGCCATGCACTTGGAGgagtctcctctctgtcaggcGTACTCTGACACCGTCCCGGCCTCTCTCATCGCCAAAGTGCTCGAGAAGCCCGACgaggcctgcagcagcagccaggccTCCCGCTCGCCCAGCCCCCAAACCCAGGACCACGCTTTTATCTTGGAGCGCGTGGGTCCAGGACAGCGGCTGGGGCTCCGTGCAGCCTACAAATCTGACCTGTACAGCAGCGACACAGCCCTGTACTGCCCCGATGACCGGCACCGCGAGAGGAGGCCCAGCATGGACCTCCACGGTCAGAGAAAGCTGCTGTACGGGCCCCAAAACTCCACAGACAGCAACCCAGAGGAGGGCTCGGTGGGGTTGAGGGCCGGCTTCTCCCAGGAGCACTTTGCTAAGTTTCCTGCCACGCTGGGAGCAGGCTCAAGCTCCTACTCCAGCTTCAGTGGAGGGGGCTCTGAGGACAAAGGCAACGGCCCGCCCAGCAGTGCTGCTTCATCCCCACGCCACCATTCCCTCTACATGGACTGGAGAGATGCAGGGGACTATGAGAGAAAGAGTGACTCATCCTGGGAGAGGGACAGTCCAAGAGGCTTTGCCAACGCTCATCCCTTCCAGCAGACGGAGCTCAGCCACCACCAGAACGGCAGCTCGCCTGTCTACAGCCGCACCATGTCCTCCTGTTTCAGTGAGCCCTACGAGccgctccctccctcttcatccccgAGTGTTGCCTACGGAGACAGTCGTCGAGGCAGCACACTAGCccccgaggaggaggagctgatcGGCCGGTGGAGACAACTTAGCGTAGAGGACTTAAGTGCCCACAGCTACCGCAGCCCGGGCCGAGCCTCACCTTACAGCTTCTCAGAGCAGCACTTCTCCGTCCGGCCTGCCAAGATCCGACTCGGGCCGCTCTACAGCAGCTTCCAGGAGGGGGCTGACTATTACCATCAGGCAGCGGGTGTCATGGACCCAGTGTGGGTAGCTGGCAGCCCAAGCCCTGAATGCAGCCCAGGACCGCATCAGGCTCACAGCCAAGCCCACATGTATCGAGCCGAGGACAGCCAGGGGTCAGAGCACAGCCTCTACCACTCAGGGAGCTCCAAAGAAAGGGAGGGTAACGTGGCAGCTGGCGGCCAGAGCACGGATTATGTAGACCCGAGCCCCAACAGCTCCACCGAGTCTCTGAACCAGAGGACCCTGGAGatggctgcagagctgcagcactacCAAGTGGAAATGCACAGCCTGCCTGCACAGGTGAGCACATCGCCACCGCCggctccaccccctcctcctccgtaCAACCAAAAATTTGGCTCCCTGGGACTTTCCAGGAAGGACAGTCTGACCAAGGCTCAGCTTTACGGAACACTTCTGAACTGA